The following coding sequences lie in one Halomonas sp. 'Soap Lake #6' genomic window:
- the cheB gene encoding chemotaxis-specific protein-glutamate methyltransferase CheB encodes MSAIRVVIADDSQLSRAVLRGILTRDGDIEIIGEAANGREAVEMARRLAPQLITMDLNMPVMDGLSAIEEIMHTKGVPILVVSDRSDAQTAYQALEVGALEVLPKPTIDEEDAERLLERVRLLSGVAVITRLRRRPASPSPLPVAMPPLPSSPSRAASRAFQRVVAIACSTGGPQALARLLSKLPAGFPAPIMIAQHISHGFIEGMATWLGSLCSLPVSVAQDGERIRPGCIYLSPSERNLCVTSQHRLRLEASPKGALYHPSCDALFHSVVSVYGTDTIGVILTGMGRDGVSGMRAVHLAGGTTFAQNEASSVIYGMNQEAVNAGVVQHVIALDDLPTRLLREVRFHHSSCRAPR; translated from the coding sequence ATGAGTGCAATTCGTGTGGTGATAGCAGACGACAGTCAATTATCGCGAGCTGTGCTACGCGGCATACTCACTCGTGATGGTGATATTGAGATTATCGGCGAAGCGGCTAATGGCCGTGAGGCTGTTGAAATGGCGAGACGCCTTGCACCTCAGTTGATCACCATGGACCTGAACATGCCGGTGATGGACGGGCTTAGCGCTATTGAAGAGATCATGCACACCAAAGGCGTGCCGATCCTGGTAGTTAGCGACCGTTCTGATGCACAGACTGCTTACCAGGCTCTAGAGGTTGGTGCCCTTGAGGTACTGCCTAAACCGACCATTGATGAAGAGGATGCCGAGCGGCTTCTGGAAAGGGTCCGACTGCTTTCAGGTGTGGCGGTAATTACCCGACTGCGTCGCCGCCCAGCATCGCCCTCCCCGTTGCCCGTCGCCATGCCTCCGTTACCATCTAGCCCCAGCAGAGCAGCGTCTCGTGCCTTTCAGCGCGTTGTCGCCATCGCTTGCTCAACAGGCGGGCCACAGGCGCTCGCTCGCCTACTGAGCAAACTGCCAGCAGGTTTTCCAGCCCCTATTATGATAGCTCAACACATTAGTCATGGCTTTATAGAAGGTATGGCAACCTGGCTAGGCTCGCTATGCAGCCTGCCGGTTAGCGTCGCCCAGGATGGCGAGCGTATCAGGCCCGGATGTATTTATCTCTCGCCCTCAGAGCGCAATCTTTGTGTAACTTCACAGCACCGCCTTCGGCTAGAGGCAAGCCCTAAGGGTGCCCTTTACCATCCTAGTTGCGATGCGCTTTTCCACAGCGTTGTCAGCGTGTATGGCACCGATACAATTGGCGTTATTTTGACGGGCATGGGCCGTGACGGTGTGAGCGGCATGCGCGCCGTTCATTTGGCCGGAGGCACAACATTTGCCCAAAATGAAGCGAGCTCTGTGATCTACGGTATGAACCAAGAAGCTGTAAATGCAGGTGTTGTCCAGCATGTTATTGCTTTAGATGACCTACCTACCCGGCTGCTGCGCGAGGTTCGCTTCCATCACTCTTCCTGCCGGGCCCCCCGATGA
- a CDS encoding CheR family methyltransferase, which translates to MSTLTLFKQLVHQRCGLHLEGLAEARLVKAVALLRTRTGIHSPTLLISKLEQDSPLFDYFISQLTVNETYFFREPEALNWLANTHLPRLLAKKNAPLSILSAGCSSGEEPYSLAIALYERYGERAKQLFHITGGDVDQQVLDKAQAGIYGGMAFRALHSSLKLRYFSAAGRRFKLLDTLRQWVTFCSFNLLDRNAQALGGPFDVILFRNVSIYFDEATRRAIQQHLKQLLTPDGILLCGVTETLGNDLGVLEMVEEHGLFYFRDHAGPPHSPAPSGMPTVTSTPTAACHSGSVDGKSIHSRPAPTPGDAGSQVSVTPKDFHDTLHQANDLLNQSSFTEARSLLEPLLVEQPWSVDALLLAGLVARWQQQPQQAFDYFKRALYVAPECWPAHFYQAELLRLGELTGNAAQRHRGYAAVVRLLESSPQADGALQVISPPLPPGDACFLSKRYLSEQTAIQGVG; encoded by the coding sequence ATGAGTACGCTTACGCTCTTTAAGCAACTGGTGCACCAGCGCTGTGGACTACACCTAGAAGGGCTTGCGGAAGCGCGACTAGTGAAAGCAGTGGCACTACTGCGCACACGAACAGGAATTCATAGCCCCACATTGTTGATTAGTAAGCTGGAGCAAGATAGCCCCCTTTTTGATTACTTCATCAGTCAGTTAACGGTCAACGAGACCTACTTTTTTCGTGAGCCTGAAGCGCTAAACTGGCTGGCCAATACGCATTTACCCAGGCTACTGGCGAAAAAAAATGCACCACTGTCCATTTTAAGTGCAGGTTGCTCCTCGGGCGAAGAGCCTTATAGCCTCGCGATAGCGCTTTACGAACGTTACGGTGAACGCGCCAAACAGCTTTTTCATATTACCGGTGGCGATGTTGACCAGCAGGTGCTTGATAAAGCCCAGGCTGGAATTTATGGGGGCATGGCATTTCGCGCCCTTCACTCCTCGTTAAAGCTACGTTATTTCTCAGCAGCAGGCAGGCGCTTCAAGTTGCTTGATACATTACGGCAATGGGTCACCTTTTGTTCATTTAACCTACTAGATCGCAACGCGCAGGCACTAGGCGGTCCGTTTGATGTGATTCTATTCCGTAATGTCTCCATCTATTTCGATGAGGCTACCCGCCGAGCGATCCAGCAACATCTGAAGCAGCTGCTCACCCCAGACGGTATTTTGCTATGTGGCGTTACCGAAACGCTGGGTAACGACTTGGGCGTTTTGGAGATGGTTGAGGAACATGGCCTGTTTTATTTTCGTGACCACGCTGGGCCGCCGCACTCACCGGCCCCTTCTGGCATGCCCACTGTAACCAGCACGCCAACAGCCGCTTGCCACTCAGGCAGTGTCGACGGCAAATCAATCCACTCTCGCCCAGCTCCTACCCCTGGAGATGCTGGCAGCCAGGTAAGCGTGACGCCCAAGGACTTTCACGACACACTGCATCAAGCCAATGACCTGTTAAACCAGAGCAGTTTTACCGAGGCCAGAAGCCTGCTCGAACCGCTACTCGTTGAGCAACCTTGGAGCGTAGACGCCCTTCTACTCGCTGGTCTTGTAGCCCGCTGGCAGCAGCAGCCCCAGCAGGCATTCGACTATTTTAAACGAGCGCTATACGTCGCCCCAGAATGCTGGCCTGCACACTTTTATCAGGCCGAACTGCTGCGTTTAGGTGAGTTAACTGGCAACGCTGCCCAGCGCCATCGCGGTTACGCCGCAGTAGTACGCCTACTGGAGTCATCCCCTCAGGCAGATGGCGCCCTGCAAGTGATATCCCCGCCGCTACCACCGGGTGATGCCTGCTTTCTCTCCAAGCGCTACTTAAGTGAACAAACCGCCATACAGGGAGTTGGCTAA
- a CDS encoding hybrid sensor histidine kinase/response regulator yields the protein MALDIRRFIQRFVEEAADHLPRLREGVSALEQGDADKERINELFRAVHTLKGSSRMLKLAPITAISHSTEELLSAFRDGSQVPTPATSSLLNQAIDALTDLVGQLAQGATPADLANADPALCYALEAAATGKLPANAPPPTAGVKVNTAARSTNLDPLGKAAGTTSMVLSDTVRVRLDRLDDVIRLMGEVLSGHHHLHSLVEQARLLGATLPTGYQATFNAFNRELKDSVLSHDALMSDLHDRALQMRMLPLSVVFDPLAQMARELAHSLGKTVDCRVRGSEIELDRQMIDRLSDPLIHLLRNALDHGLESPEQRQSIGKPPRGQLTLKAWQDDSWVVIEMRDDGAGISVEAVRQKALAKNLLTEEQLQALSEQETLELIFLPGFSTKAMITDFSGRGVGMDVVKRTIVDELSGDLQLASEAGTGTCFTLRLPLSLAMMRVLLVNVGQATLGVTAPHVAELLECSTSEFIDAAGQTALVLRNEFVPVVALAELLSLPTTTQKADKVLLLVVHQRQQKLALIVDALVDERDMVIKPLPTHLRYLPLVSGMVSQGRNALVSLLHVPALLERARRTEQRGIAAATTTAQAHRILVVDDSLNTREIEKDVLEAWGYQVTLAENGRDGLNKALADKFDAVLTDVEMPVMDGFALTASLRENEDYRHKPIIIITSRETEADRQRGIEVGADAYIVKGSFDQNNLVETLKALLG from the coding sequence ATGGCTTTGGATATCCGACGTTTTATTCAGCGTTTTGTGGAAGAAGCTGCCGATCATCTCCCGCGCTTGCGTGAAGGCGTGAGTGCCCTTGAACAGGGGGATGCCGATAAAGAACGTATTAACGAACTATTTCGCGCGGTGCATACGCTAAAAGGCTCCTCGCGGATGCTGAAGTTAGCTCCAATTACCGCGATTTCCCACAGCACTGAAGAACTGTTAAGTGCCTTTCGTGATGGCAGCCAAGTACCCACTCCTGCGACCTCCAGCTTGCTAAACCAAGCCATCGATGCTCTGACAGACTTAGTTGGGCAACTCGCCCAGGGAGCCACACCCGCCGACTTAGCCAATGCCGACCCAGCGTTATGCTACGCCCTAGAAGCGGCTGCCACAGGAAAGCTACCTGCAAACGCCCCACCACCAACGGCAGGGGTAAAAGTAAATACTGCAGCAAGGTCAACCAATCTCGATCCACTTGGCAAAGCGGCAGGCACCACTTCAATGGTGCTAAGCGACACAGTCCGCGTGCGCCTTGACCGCTTAGATGACGTTATCCGCCTCATGGGCGAAGTGCTCTCCGGCCATCATCACTTACATAGTTTGGTTGAGCAGGCACGCCTACTGGGCGCAACGCTGCCCACAGGCTATCAAGCCACTTTTAATGCGTTTAACCGTGAGCTAAAAGATAGCGTGCTCAGCCACGATGCCCTGATGAGTGACCTACACGACCGGGCGCTGCAAATGCGCATGCTGCCATTAAGTGTCGTGTTTGACCCGCTGGCCCAAATGGCACGGGAACTGGCTCACTCTCTGGGTAAGACAGTTGACTGCCGAGTGCGGGGCAGCGAAATCGAGCTGGATCGTCAAATGATTGATCGACTCTCAGACCCGCTAATTCACCTGCTGCGTAACGCACTTGATCACGGACTAGAGTCCCCCGAGCAACGTCAGTCCATAGGCAAGCCACCGCGCGGCCAGCTAACCTTGAAAGCGTGGCAGGATGATAGCTGGGTAGTCATTGAAATGCGTGATGATGGCGCAGGTATAAGCGTTGAAGCAGTGCGCCAAAAAGCACTCGCCAAGAACCTGCTCACCGAAGAGCAGCTCCAAGCACTGAGTGAGCAGGAAACCTTGGAGCTGATTTTTTTGCCTGGGTTCTCTACCAAAGCAATGATTACTGACTTTTCAGGGCGTGGGGTCGGCATGGATGTGGTTAAACGCACGATCGTCGACGAACTTAGCGGGGACCTGCAGCTTGCTAGCGAAGCGGGTACAGGTACCTGTTTCACTCTGCGCTTACCACTATCACTGGCGATGATGCGCGTTCTCCTGGTTAACGTTGGCCAAGCGACGTTGGGAGTAACAGCCCCTCACGTCGCAGAGCTTTTGGAGTGCTCTACCAGCGAGTTTATTGACGCCGCAGGGCAAACTGCGCTGGTTCTGCGCAATGAGTTTGTACCCGTCGTAGCGCTTGCCGAATTGCTTTCTCTGCCCACCACCACTCAAAAGGCCGATAAAGTCCTACTACTGGTGGTCCACCAGCGCCAGCAAAAACTGGCTCTGATTGTCGATGCACTGGTAGACGAACGCGACATGGTGATTAAGCCGCTGCCTACTCACTTGCGCTACTTACCACTCGTATCAGGCATGGTTTCTCAAGGGCGCAATGCATTGGTGAGCCTACTGCATGTTCCAGCACTCTTGGAGCGTGCTCGCCGCACCGAACAACGCGGCATCGCGGCGGCGACTACGACGGCCCAAGCACACCGCATTCTTGTAGTGGATGATTCGCTAAATACTCGTGAAATCGAAAAAGACGTGCTCGAAGCCTGGGGCTACCAAGTCACTTTGGCGGAAAATGGACGCGATGGTCTAAACAAGGCACTCGCTGATAAGTTTGATGCAGTGCTCACCGATGTTGAGATGCCCGTGATGGATGGCTTTGCGCTAACCGCGAGTCTGCGCGAGAATGAAGACTACCGTCATAAGCCTATTATTATTATCACCTCCCGTGAAACAGAGGCTGACCGCCAACGCGGTATCGAAGTAGGTGCTGATGCCTACATAGTAAAAGGCAGCTTTGATCAAAATAACTTAGTGGAGACGCTCAAAGCCTTATTAGGCTAA
- a CDS encoding response regulator, producing MRILVVDDDPLAGEMTAALLEFQGHDTLLASDAMEATSQLDAHDDIALIVSDMNMPLITGIELLEMLREQDVTLPFILLTGDTADDQLRQTPGLSACLQKDADLEATLGRAVIQALGD from the coding sequence ATGCGAATATTGGTCGTAGATGACGACCCACTGGCTGGGGAAATGACCGCAGCACTGCTGGAGTTCCAGGGTCATGACACCCTATTGGCCAGTGACGCCATGGAAGCCACCAGCCAGTTGGATGCCCATGATGATATCGCGCTAATTGTCAGTGATATGAATATGCCCTTGATTACTGGCATTGAGCTACTTGAGATGCTGAGGGAGCAAGACGTCACGCTGCCCTTTATACTGCTTACCGGAGATACCGCTGATGACCAGCTGCGCCAAACCCCCGGCCTAAGCGCCTGTTTGCAAAAAGATGCAGACCTTGAAGCCACTCTCGGGCGTGCAGTTATCCAAGCGCTCGGGGATTAA
- a CDS encoding GGDEF domain-containing response regulator: MSPSAPSLHEKLNQLRQRFIEQLPSRLQQTSAQWQQSRASAEAEARLAPELHRFFHSLKGTGRSLGFEHIAMLADQAESALSGTAPSEQVIEQVLLQLVDEQQRLQSQPGQQKALAALNSVEFSPAPTQTRSKRQRLIYLCDDEPDQVSQLLHHLRCFGHEVEHFADTTTFFNAVLSRRPDAIIMDVQFPQGNTAGTETLTSLNKLTGERLPSIVLSAHSDFYSRLSAVRAGCDGYFTKPVKPLDLMLAVDDLTTPPEEEPLRVLVVDDEPEVAAYHALLLEEAGMVVQQVNHPADALNALERFSPDLLLVDVYMPVCSGEELANIIRQQPEYVGLPIIYLSGETDSRKQLSAMTAGVEAFITKPVEPEALVSAVKLRAERLRLLRSLMTCDSMTGLYNHSTTTDLIGKTLSQAYRDRTQHAMAMIDIDHFKAVNDTHGHLAGDQVIITLARLLKTRLRVSDIIGRYGGEEFVVLLKGISDERASELIDSLRSDFEQVEFHAGGERFRCTFSAGISSFPAHLSTESLRLSADQALYRAKHQGRNQVVISKEQDNDGFTTTSK; encoded by the coding sequence ATGTCACCCTCTGCGCCTTCGCTGCACGAAAAGCTAAATCAGCTGCGCCAACGGTTCATTGAACAGTTACCGTCTCGCTTGCAGCAAACTTCCGCCCAATGGCAGCAAAGTCGTGCCTCGGCGGAGGCTGAAGCACGGCTTGCCCCAGAGCTACACCGCTTCTTCCACAGCTTAAAAGGCACTGGCCGCTCACTAGGATTTGAGCACATAGCCATGCTGGCAGACCAGGCTGAATCAGCACTTAGTGGAACAGCCCCCTCAGAGCAGGTAATCGAGCAGGTACTCTTACAATTGGTCGACGAGCAGCAGCGCTTACAGTCACAACCTGGCCAACAGAAGGCGCTAGCAGCACTTAACAGCGTGGAGTTCTCACCTGCTCCAACACAGACTCGTAGCAAACGCCAGCGCTTAATCTATCTCTGCGATGATGAGCCTGATCAAGTAAGCCAGTTGCTACACCATCTACGCTGTTTCGGCCACGAAGTAGAGCATTTTGCAGATACCACAACCTTCTTTAATGCAGTGCTGAGCCGTCGTCCAGACGCCATTATTATGGATGTCCAGTTTCCTCAGGGAAACACCGCTGGCACCGAAACACTCACCAGCCTGAATAAACTCACCGGCGAACGACTACCTTCCATTGTTCTATCAGCCCACTCTGATTTTTACTCGCGATTAAGCGCCGTTCGAGCAGGCTGTGACGGTTATTTCACCAAGCCGGTCAAGCCACTTGATCTCATGCTGGCTGTGGATGATTTGACCACACCACCAGAGGAAGAGCCTCTGCGTGTGCTGGTTGTCGACGACGAGCCGGAAGTGGCAGCCTACCATGCACTATTGCTAGAAGAGGCAGGTATGGTCGTACAGCAGGTTAACCACCCCGCTGACGCGCTCAATGCCCTTGAACGCTTCAGCCCCGACCTACTGCTCGTTGATGTTTATATGCCCGTTTGTTCCGGAGAGGAACTGGCCAATATTATTCGTCAGCAGCCTGAATATGTTGGCCTACCGATCATTTACCTGTCTGGTGAAACCGACAGCCGAAAGCAGCTCTCAGCCATGACGGCTGGCGTAGAAGCCTTTATTACCAAGCCCGTAGAGCCGGAAGCTCTGGTCTCTGCGGTCAAGCTACGTGCCGAGCGACTACGCCTATTACGTTCACTAATGACCTGCGACAGCATGACTGGGCTTTATAATCACAGTACCACCACCGATTTAATCGGTAAGACACTGTCTCAGGCATATCGTGACCGCACGCAGCATGCAATGGCAATGATTGATATTGATCACTTTAAAGCAGTCAACGATACCCATGGCCACCTTGCGGGTGATCAGGTAATCATCACCCTGGCAAGATTATTAAAAACGCGCTTACGCGTATCCGACATTATCGGGCGCTATGGCGGCGAAGAGTTTGTAGTGCTGCTTAAGGGCATCAGCGACGAGCGCGCCAGCGAACTAATCGATTCACTGCGCAGTGACTTTGAACAGGTAGAGTTCCATGCTGGAGGGGAGCGTTTTCGCTGTACGTTCAGTGCTGGGATTAGCAGTTTCCCCGCTCACCTCTCTACGGAATCACTCCGCCTAAGTGCCGATCAAGCGCTGTATCGCGCCAAACACCAGGGGCGTAATCAGGTGGTTATTAGCAAGGAGCAAGATAATGACGGATTCACAACCACCTCTAAATGA
- a CDS encoding chemotaxis protein CheW encodes MTDSQPPLNEPSSMTFEQALATHSDDSAIVDVDEPCQQMVLFHLSGQPFALPGQAVSEILKGDTPVYFVPGLPASTKGVIHLRGKIESLITLQPLLGLPESDTEGMILIVRAAGISSAVRIDQLDDVCELPISAFKPAPATLASSLRPYVSALWQPSEQRTATALLDVDALFKAYQQGLG; translated from the coding sequence ATGACGGATTCACAACCACCTCTAAATGAACCATCCAGCATGACGTTTGAGCAAGCACTAGCCACACACAGTGACGACAGTGCCATTGTGGATGTGGATGAGCCCTGCCAACAAATGGTGCTATTTCACTTATCAGGTCAGCCATTTGCACTACCCGGCCAGGCCGTTAGCGAAATTTTAAAGGGTGATACTCCGGTCTATTTTGTGCCTGGGTTGCCAGCCTCTACCAAAGGCGTGATACACCTACGTGGAAAAATCGAGTCGTTAATCACACTGCAGCCGCTTTTGGGGCTACCGGAAAGCGATACAGAGGGCATGATTCTAATTGTGCGTGCAGCAGGAATAAGTAGTGCTGTGCGCATTGATCAGTTGGACGATGTATGTGAGCTGCCAATCAGCGCTTTCAAGCCTGCACCTGCAACCCTTGCCAGTTCGCTGCGCCCATACGTTAGCGCCCTCTGGCAACCCAGCGAGCAGCGTACCGCCACTGCGTTACTGGATGTCGACGCCCTATTTAAAGCTTACCAGCAAGGGCTTGGCTAA
- a CDS encoding molybdopterin molybdotransferase MoeA: MADLQPISAALEALLAGVSPLGAESVPLEAAAGRVLADAVTAQLDVPPFDNSAMDGYALRAADAGKRLPISQRIAAGSPAEPLIEGSCARIFTGGAIPPGADCVVMQERVEMDGERALIPEGIPVGDNVRRQGRDVKSGSILLNAGERLEAAALGHLAGQGITQVNVCRRPRVALLSTGDEIINPGTPLKPGQLYNSNRPMLKRLLENFGAEVVQLVSVPDDYAQTVALLRQAAMEADVVVSTGGVSVGEEDHVKAALESLGQLDMWKLAIRPGKPLALGRLPRTDGSEARFIGLPGNPVSSFVGAWLFLRPVMGALLGCPALNALPALTAIANFTTSTGPRQHYMRVALRFTDTGVIADAFEDQNSGVLSSCISADALAVIAPHQKVENGSVVRCLWLKGQG; encoded by the coding sequence ATGGCTGATTTACAGCCAATTTCAGCCGCACTTGAAGCACTACTGGCAGGAGTCAGCCCACTAGGTGCTGAGAGTGTTCCTCTCGAAGCTGCAGCAGGGCGGGTGCTGGCCGACGCGGTCACCGCTCAGTTGGATGTACCGCCGTTTGATAACAGTGCCATGGACGGCTACGCGCTGCGTGCTGCTGATGCGGGAAAACGGTTGCCTATCAGTCAGCGTATTGCGGCGGGTAGCCCCGCTGAGCCGCTGATTGAAGGCAGTTGCGCGCGAATCTTTACCGGCGGAGCAATTCCTCCTGGTGCCGACTGCGTAGTGATGCAGGAACGTGTAGAGATGGACGGCGAACGTGCACTGATACCCGAGGGGATCCCTGTTGGTGATAATGTTCGCCGCCAGGGGCGCGATGTGAAAAGCGGCTCTATATTGCTGAATGCCGGTGAGCGGCTGGAAGCTGCTGCATTGGGCCATTTGGCAGGCCAGGGGATAACCCAAGTCAACGTATGTCGTCGGCCTCGGGTGGCGCTGCTCTCGACGGGGGATGAAATTATTAATCCAGGCACACCGCTCAAACCGGGGCAGCTATATAACTCCAACCGGCCGATGCTCAAGCGCTTGCTGGAAAACTTTGGGGCTGAGGTAGTACAGCTGGTTAGTGTGCCGGATGATTACGCTCAGACCGTTGCACTATTACGCCAAGCGGCGATGGAGGCTGATGTCGTCGTCAGTACCGGCGGGGTTAGTGTGGGTGAAGAGGATCATGTAAAAGCCGCGCTGGAGTCGCTGGGCCAGTTGGACATGTGGAAACTGGCGATTCGTCCTGGTAAGCCGCTGGCGCTGGGCCGCTTGCCACGCACGGATGGCAGTGAAGCTCGCTTTATAGGGCTTCCGGGTAACCCTGTGTCTAGCTTCGTGGGTGCTTGGCTATTTTTGCGTCCCGTAATGGGGGCGTTACTTGGCTGCCCTGCTTTAAACGCACTGCCTGCCCTTACGGCCATCGCTAACTTCACCACCAGCACTGGGCCACGTCAGCACTATATGCGCGTTGCGCTACGTTTTACTGACACGGGAGTCATCGCCGATGCGTTTGAGGACCAAAACTCTGGGGTACTCTCGTCATGTATTAGTGCAGACGCCTTAGCAGTGATTGCCCCACACCAGAAAGTTGAGAACGGCTCGGTTGTTCGCTGTCTATGGCTGAAGGGCCAGGGTTGA
- the moaB gene encoding molybdenum cofactor biosynthesis protein B → MSESMVPLNIAVLTVSDTRSEETDRSGQALVERLTSAGHTLAEKRIVPDDVYRIRAVVANWIADEKVQVVISTGGTGFTGRDSTPEAISVLLDKRIEGFGERFRQLSGDEIGSSTIQSRCLGGLANATVVFCLPGSTGACRTGWDGILAEQLDSRHKPCNFANLVIPGRGQHG, encoded by the coding sequence ATGAGTGAGTCGATGGTCCCCCTTAATATCGCCGTGCTTACCGTATCCGATACTCGCAGTGAAGAAACGGATCGTAGCGGCCAAGCATTAGTTGAGCGTTTAACCAGCGCTGGTCATACCCTAGCTGAAAAGCGCATCGTACCTGACGATGTCTATCGCATTCGTGCCGTGGTGGCGAACTGGATCGCCGATGAGAAGGTGCAGGTGGTGATCTCCACGGGCGGCACCGGTTTTACCGGCCGCGACTCTACGCCGGAAGCTATCTCGGTGCTGCTGGATAAGCGCATCGAAGGCTTTGGTGAGCGCTTTCGCCAGTTAAGCGGTGACGAGATTGGCAGCTCCACTATCCAAAGCCGTTGCCTCGGTGGCTTAGCAAATGCAACGGTAGTGTTCTGCCTGCCGGGATCCACCGGCGCCTGCCGAACCGGCTGGGACGGCATTCTTGCCGAGCAGTTGGATAGCCGCCATAAGCCCTGCAACTTCGCTAACCTGGTTATCCCAGGCCGAGGTCAGCATGGCTGA
- a CDS encoding DUF1244 domain-containing protein: MSAFNELDTSTQTELEAAAFRRLLKHLDDNKDVQNIDLMILADFCRNCLSKWLVTAAETRGESLSYEEAREHVYGMPYSEWKELYQPPATPEQMAAWEAHHAKKKAAKQG, from the coding sequence ATGTCAGCGTTTAATGAGTTGGACACTTCTACCCAAACCGAACTGGAAGCCGCCGCGTTTCGTCGCCTGCTTAAGCATTTAGACGACAACAAGGATGTGCAGAATATCGATCTGATGATCCTGGCAGATTTTTGCCGTAACTGTCTCTCCAAGTGGTTGGTCACGGCAGCAGAAACCCGCGGTGAATCCCTCAGCTACGAAGAGGCACGCGAGCACGTTTACGGCATGCCTTATAGCGAGTGGAAGGAGCTTTATCAGCCGCCAGCAACACCGGAGCAGATGGCAGCTTGGGAAGCACACCATGCTAAAAAGAAAGCAGCGAAGCAGGGGTGA
- a CDS encoding formate dehydrogenase subunit gamma, translated as MNLLTAQLSGRAPSSGKGLALGIWRCMLVAFALVLSLGFTQVAVAQADPDREMSSAAPGITAEQWRQVRSGETGPNFRDSRHESTYNLINASGETWRILRNRWVSPFGLIAIVGMAAVITLFYIIVGRKQLDEPRTGRKLFRWSLFMRSLHWTVATLFITLALTGLNLLYGKFVFRSLFGDAFWGWMISASKVLHNYLGPIFGILLIVLLISLLKDNIPKKQDWVWFKKAGGLTGKHHPDAGFANGGEKAWYWLLATVGLVVVASGFVLDFPNFNQSRDTMQWANIIHAVGALGLTAVALGHIYIGTVGTEGSLEAMTTGYVDETWAKEHHNLWYEEVKDQAITEEELAARKSGDSSGDISTSRPS; from the coding sequence ATGAACCTGTTGACTGCACAGCTGTCCGGAAGGGCGCCGAGCTCAGGTAAAGGGCTTGCCTTGGGTATCTGGCGCTGTATGTTGGTAGCGTTTGCACTGGTACTAAGCCTTGGTTTCACGCAAGTGGCAGTTGCCCAGGCTGACCCTGACCGCGAGATGAGCTCCGCTGCTCCTGGCATCACTGCTGAGCAGTGGCGACAAGTCCGTAGTGGGGAGACGGGGCCTAATTTTCGCGACTCTCGACACGAGAGTACCTATAACCTGATCAATGCGAGCGGCGAGACGTGGCGAATTCTGCGTAATCGTTGGGTATCACCGTTTGGGCTGATTGCGATAGTAGGCATGGCTGCAGTAATTACACTGTTCTACATTATCGTTGGCCGTAAACAGCTAGACGAACCACGCACGGGGCGTAAGCTGTTTCGTTGGTCGCTCTTTATGCGTTCATTACACTGGACGGTCGCGACGCTGTTTATCACCTTGGCGCTGACGGGGCTTAACCTGCTGTATGGCAAGTTTGTGTTTCGCTCTTTGTTTGGCGATGCCTTCTGGGGATGGATGATCTCTGCCTCTAAAGTGCTGCATAACTACTTGGGTCCGATATTTGGGATTTTGCTTATTGTGCTGCTGATTAGCCTGTTAAAAGACAACATTCCCAAGAAGCAAGACTGGGTGTGGTTCAAAAAGGCTGGAGGCTTAACTGGCAAGCACCATCCAGACGCTGGTTTTGCCAATGGTGGTGAGAAAGCGTGGTATTGGCTGCTGGCCACTGTGGGCCTAGTGGTTGTTGCCAGCGGCTTTGTGCTCGATTTTCCTAATTTCAACCAGAGCCGTGACACCATGCAGTGGGCGAATATCATCCACGCGGTGGGGGCGTTAGGGTTAACGGCGGTAGCGCTGGGTCATATCTATATCGGTACGGTGGGAACCGAAGGCTCCTTGGAAGCCATGACCACTGGCTATGTGGATGAAACCTGGGCGAAAGAGCACCACAACCTTTGGTATGAAGAGGTAAAAGACCAAGCGATCACAGAGGAGGAGTTGGCCGCTCGTAAGTCGGGAGACAGCAGCGGTGACATTTCAACTTCTCGACCAAGCTGA